The following coding sequences lie in one Glycine soja cultivar W05 chromosome 16, ASM419377v2, whole genome shotgun sequence genomic window:
- the LOC114389807 gene encoding uncharacterized protein LOC114389807, with the protein MEGLGSASGTPMVKREMITMIVDTLPVFYYEKLVGYMPSSFVDLVFTGERIEVCLKRGKFNYAAPASTSNRRFEATGYAQHHPSFSACTENLSNSTPIQQRTSAQPQRAPTQNPAPTQPRPANGSNPSTSASPGRNPPVKKLPEFAPIMTSYGDLLPSLIANQMAFVTPRRIYQSPFPRWYNTYTTYAHHGGTPGHSIEQCVALKHKVQSLINAGWLTFQEDDPNVKTNPLANHGGSTVNAIEKCELQRMKQIKDMVTSRRFIFEALQEAGMIFFDVHKEDSFLMHLSASHDMETCSTAEELLQRMMDQGRFEIDDASKGEQHVSNRAVPWRYASQKPNKKKDKAIGGDLPSAKVTNITGMSGMTHSGRIFAVPDPLVRSKDAKGKAKLNKTTVRVSLLELLMSFKPHRVLLVKVLNEAHVAQDISVEDFEGIVNDITANNYLTFTDEEIPFEGRGHNRALHMSFKCMDHIVAKVLIDNGSSLNVMPNVIP; encoded by the exons ATGGAGGGACTTGGCAGTGCAAGTGGCACCCCCATGGTCAAAAGAGAAATGATCACGATGATAGTAGACACACTGCccgtgttctactatgaaaagttggtgggctacatgccctctagCTTCGTGGATCTAGTGTTCACGGGCGAGAGGATTGAAGTATGCCTAAAAAGAGGGAAGTTCAACTATGCCGCCCCTGCCAGTACAAGTAACAGAAGATTCGaagcaactggg TATGCCCAGCATCATCCAAGCTTTTCGGCCTGCACTGAAAACCTCTCTAACTCGACGCCCATCCAGCAAAGGACATCCGCCCAACCACAAAGAGCCCCCACTCAAAACCCAGCTCCTACACAACCTCGCCCCGCCAACGGTTCCAATCCTAGCACGAGTGCCAGTCCGGGGAGGAACCCTCCAGTAAAGAAGCTTCCAGAGTTCGCCCCAATTATGACGTCATACGGGGACTTGTTGCCATCTTTGATCGCCAACCAAATGGCATTTGTGACCCCCAGAAGGATTTACCAGTCTCCTTTCCCTCGATGGTACAACACTTACACAACCTACGCGCATCATGGGGGCACCCCGGGGCATTCTATAGAACAATGTGTGGCCCTCAAGCATAAGGTTCAAAGTTTGATCAACGCGGGATGGCTAACATTCCAAGAAGATGACCCAAATGTAAAGACAAATCCGCTTGCCAATCATGGGGGATCGACAGTAAATGCAATAGAGAAGTGCGAACTTCAAAGGATGAAGCAAATAAAGGACATGGTAAcctctaggaggtttatctttgaggcgcTGCAAGAGGCGGGCATGATTTTCTTTGATGTGCATAAGGAGGATTCTTTTTTGATGCATCTGAGTGCatcgcatgacatggaaacctgctcGACGGCAGAGGAGCTGCTACAGCGAATGATGGACCAAGGCCGATTTGAGATCGACGATGCAAGCAAGGGGGAGCAACATGT AAGCAACAGGGCTGTCCCATGGAGGTACGCCTCTCAAAAgccaaacaaaaagaaggaCAAGGCCATCGGGGGTGACCTACCCTCTGCCAAAGTTACCAACATCACTGGCATGAGCGGTATGACCCACAGTGGACGTATCTTTGCGGTACCTGACCCGTTGGTGCGATCCAAGGATGCCAAGGGAAAAGCGAAG CTCAACAAGACCACAGTTAGGGTCTCCCTGTTGGAACTACTCATGAGTTTCAAGCCTCATCGAGTGCTGTTGGTTAAGGTATTGAATgaagcccatgtggcccaagatatctctgtgGAGGACTTCGAGGGTATCGTCAACGACATTACTGCCAATAATTACCTCACCTTCACCGATGAGGAGATACCCTTTGAGGGGCGGGGACATAATAGGGCCTTGCATATGTCtttcaagtgtatggaccacatCGTGGCTAAGGTACTGATCGACAATGGCTCATCACTTAATGTTATGCccaatgtcataccctaa